TATGATGCCCTTTAAAGCATAGGCTTTAGACCCTGAGGGAATGGCGGGTATTCCTAGGACAAGCATTAGTACTTTTTTTGAATTTgtactttcccttttttttctagCCTCAGAAGATAATCATTACCTCTTGATAGTTTAATCAtactcatgttttaaaattatatatatatttccatatgtatatgtacatgtgtgtttatatacctattttttttttcaggctttttattgttgtttagcAAGTTTCTCTGGCAGTTGTTAGAAACTTAAGTCTATCTATTTGATCTTTAAATTGCTGTAATTGTGAATCTCTTAGCGTGGCaaattaaaaactaagaaaagagCATCATTGCCATCTGGTGGAGAAACCTACTATTACCAATCTAAATGAGACCCAATGATTTAAGAAAGACCTTCTCATTCCTCCCACATTTAGTAACTGAGTCCTGTCAAATCTTTAATTATTAGGTCTTTCAAATCCGTCCCTTGACTTCCATTCTCCCAGTGCCTTagtccagtttctttttttcttaaatcattgCTTTTGAATTggtctccttcttcttcttcttttttttttctaaagagaaggggtctcactttgtcacccaggctggagtggaatggcatgatcATATAGCTTACTGCcaccttgaattcctaggctcaagggaaCTCCTCCACCTCAACCTTcagaatagctgggacaacaggcgcatgccactgtacccagctaattttttaattttctgtagagatggggtctcaccatcttgcccagactggtcttcaactcttgggctcaaatgatcccctcgcctcagcctaccaaagtgctgggattacaggcgtaagccactacacttggcttttctccctttcattactattctttcaaaatattttccttgtttCTGTTGTCAATCTTATTTTTACACTTCCACATtaatttgatgtttttgttttgtttttttttgagacagagtctcactctatcacccaggctggagtgcagtggcgctatctgggctcattgcaacctccacctcctgggttcaagtgattctcctgcctcagtctcccgagttggtgagattacaggtgtgcgccaccacacccagttaattttgtatttttagtagagacacggtttcaccatgttagccaggctggtcttgaactcgtgaccccaggtgatccacccgcctcagcctcccaaagtgctgggattaaaggcgtgagccactgcacccggccttaattTGATGGGTTCTGTATCAAGTTCTTGCTTATGAGCAAAAACTGTGGAACCAATAACAGCAGTCTGGCTAGAGATGAGAACAACGTAGAAGTCCACTAAATGTTGGCTGAATTGAAAAAGTGGCACCATTTGCTCATTTGCCTAATTTATCTAGCAAACAGTACACGTGCAGAACATCCCAAGCTGTTTTCTATAATAACATATTAATGAATGACATTCACGTGTGTAATACTCCTGTGGGCTTAcccagaggtttttttttcaaacttaaaataatttttaattacaaaaggcATACATACCTAACACTTTAAAAATTCACAGTTTTGTGAATGAACAAATACACTGATAATGCTGAGTGCCAGGGTTTTGCTTGTGGAAGAAGATAAAAGTAAGGAATAGGGAAAGGCAAGGAAGAACCCTGTAGGGTTGGACTGTAACTGGAGATATCAGTAAAACTTGTGATTTCTAATATATGTTTCCTAGCTCTTTCTGTCAAAGGGGCCTAAAAGCAATGACAACCCAGGAGGCTCAGATTATGGTTTCTAAAAACCATTCTCCACTAAAAGAAACTAaggctctttggagaaatggctgattccaaggCTTTAGTAGAATATTTTCCTTATAGTAGAATGCCAcagaataaacatagaaataataCAATTGGAAGAATCCCCACTTGGCAACACTAGAGTAACAATCCCACCAAGAAATATCACTGGATGCTAAAATGAGTGTGTGAAAGTTTGTTGAGAAACAAAACAGTTATCATCTGAAAGTATTTCCCCACAAAATGCTTATTAACTTACTGTAAAGAATTAGAAACTTTACAGTAGAGTAATACAGCAGATATCACCTAAAACAAGTGATCAAAATTAACATCCTTGTAATGGGACAACTGACACCATGATACGGTGCACTGAAAAGAACAATGCCATTTCTGTGGTATCCCCGCCAAAAATGTATAAGCTCAGTCTAATCATCAAGAAACACCAGAAAAACCCAGATGAAGAGTTACTCCATAAAAAGTCTATGGgttgggaacaatagacactggggactactagaggaggcagggagggaaggtgCAAGGGTTGGAAAACTACcaactgggtactatgctcactacctgggtgtcGGGATCAATGGTGCCCCAAACCTCAGTAtcacgcaatatacccatgtaacaaacttgcacatatactccctgagtctaaaataaaagttggaattaaaaaaaaaaaaaaaactggcccaCAACCTTGGCATTTTGAAAGACTGGCTGAAGAAATGCTCCAGAATAAAGGAGACCacagacatgacaactaaatgtagtATTACTCCAGACTGGATCCCaaatcagccttttttttttttttttttttttgcatattactGAAACAATTagcaaaatatgaaaaagatttgATAATAGTAACGtattaatgttaattttctgattttggtaATTGTGCTATGGCTATGCAGGAAAACACCCTTGTTCTTTGGAAATACAAACTCAAGTAATTGGGGTAAAGAGGCATCACATCTTGTAAGGCATATTCAAATGGCTCAGAAAAAAGTACTTACTCGAAGTTGATGATAAAGGGAAACCTCTTCCTTACAGTAGAATGACAACTAATTAATACAGAAATAATAATGGAGTTAGAACAATCGCAATTTTGGAAACATCCTAGTAAAAATTTATTCAGACAAGAATCGTCAAAGGATGCTAAATCTAGGAGGGGTAGATTTGATGAGGAGCAGAATTGTCAACAAGGTCTCAAAGTTTCTCCTCACAAATTACCCACTaattgcaaaaggaaaaaaaataacgaTACAGTGGAGAAACTGGACAACATGTTACCCAAGTGATCAAAATTAGCATCACCAATAAGGGGCAAATGGACATTCTGTGCATCCGGATGTATACCTGCAATACATATCACTTACAGCATTTCAACCCTCACTGCACAACCCAAATCTAaccatgaggaaacatcagaaaaacccaaaTCGAAGGATACTCTATCCTTTAGCTGTcctgtatttttcaaatatattactattataaaaaacaaagcaaagctgaGGAACTGCTCCAGATTAGAGAGTTATGGCAATACAACATACGATCCTAGGCTGGATCGTGGAGCtgaaaaaaattaccaataaaacagcaaatgaaattgaaatatggaCTGTAAAGTATTATGTCAATGTTAAATTTCTGAACTTGATAGCTGTACTTGGGTAAGACAGCATGCTTGTTCTTATGAAGTACATATGTAGTATTAAGGGTAAAGAGTATGATGTCTACAATATACTTTCTAATGGGTCAAGGATTCTGGGACACGCACCCCCAGGTAAGGGAACTGGGAGTTAAAAGGTATTCGAAGGCTGCCATAAGGATGTAAAGAGTTAAGTCTCTACCCTTACACCCACTCCAGAGAAAAACAGTACTATTAGCTTCCTGTGTTTTCCATATGGATACATAAACTTCTGCACACATATGTAATTCTTCTATCATTCTGACAGCTATATATTCTAATGgatgaatatataaaatgtacttAAGTGTTCTATTGGCATTTGTTTCTACTATCTTTTATATTACAATCTGATATCTTAACAATTAGATTCTTTCAtcacttttacatttattttgataaaagttatgtttggctttaattctttgtttttaaacttttctgctttttatttttcaactctgGCTGTGGCATAAGGCCTTAATTCTGTCATCTTATTTTGTTACAGTGTCTGTTTGTAtgccttccttttaaaaatattttatgttcatgtTTTGTTTTAGGGTTTTCCTCCTCATCTAGTAAATACTTCTATTCAATTTATgaccatcattattattatttagagaataTGGAGGTGGTTCTGAGGTACAACACAACAAAAATCTTCATAGGAGAACCTAAGTGTGGCCACTGGATGATCCATTCATGGAAGGAGGCTACTCAAAGTATGAAGATAAAATGTGAGCTGgacaagaactacaaaacacactgaaagaaatcagagatgacacaaacaaatggaaaaacattccaagctcatgagctagaagaatcagtatcattaaaatggccatactgccctaaagcaatccacagattcaatgctattcctatcaaactacaaacatcattcttcacagaattagaaaaatcctgccgggcccagtggctcatgcctgtaatcccagcactttgggaggctgaggtgggtggatcacaaggtcaggagttcatgaccagcctggctaagatgatgaaaccccatctctactaaaattacataaattagctgggcatggttggctggcccctgtaatcccagctattcgggaggctgaggcaggagaattgtttgaacttgggaggcagaggttgcagtgagctgagattgcaccactgcactcagagcctgggagacagagtaagactccgtctcaaaaaaaaagaaaaaaaaaaaagaaaaatccattctaaaattcatatgcaaccaaaaaatcaatcctaagcaaataaaacaaagctgcggtatcacattacctgagttaaactatactataaggaggctatagtaaccaaaacagcatggtacaggtataaaaacagacccatagaccaatggaatggaacagagagaaataaagctacacacctacagcaatctgacctttgacaaagttaacaaaaataagcaacagagaaaggattccctaattcaataaatggtgctagaatagctgtctagccatatgcagaagaatcaaactggacccctatctttcaccatatacaaaaattacctcaagatagattaaagatttaaatataagggtccaggtgcagtggctcatgcctgtaatcccagcactttgggagacagaggtgggtggatcacttgaggctaggagttcaagaccagcctggccaacatggtgaaactctgtccctactaaaaatagaaaaatcagccaggcatggtggcacgtgcctgtaatcccagctaggtcgggaggctgaggcatgagaatcacttgagcccagaaggtggaggttatggtgagccaagattgtaccactgtactccagcctggacaacagagggagacactgtctttggaaaaaaaaaaaaaaaagatttaaatgtaagacttcaagCTGTAagagtcctcaaaagcaattgcaacaaaaacaaaaattgacaagtggaacctaattaaactaaagagcttctgtaccaCAAAAGGAACTATCAatacagtaaacagacaacctacagaatgggagaaaatattcacaaactacgcatctgaaaaaggtctaatgtccaaaatctataaggaactaaaacaattcagaaaacaaaaaccaaataactcgtggccaggtgtggtggctcactcctgtaatcccagcactttgggaggctgagatgggtggatcacctgaggtcaggaatttgagaccaagctggccaacatggtgaaaccctgtctctactaaaagtaccaaaattagccacgcgtggtggcaggcacctgtaatcccagctactcatgaggctggggcaggagaatcgcttgaacccgggaggtggaggttgcagtgaactgagatggtgccattgcactctagcctgggtgacaacagcgaaactccatctcaaaacaaaaacaaaaatacacacacacaaacaaaaaaaacattaaaaaaatccaaaagacatgaacagacacttctcaaaagacgacatacAAGTGgttaacaaacatgaaaaaatgctcaacattactaatcaggtaaatgcaaatcaaaaccacaatgagttacaatctcacaccagtcagaatggctattatcaaaaagtcaaaaaaaataacagttgctggtgaggctgtgggaaAAAGGGAATGCTTCAACACTGTAGAAGCCAGTGCAATGTAGAATGCGCCTACactgatggaaatgcaaattagttcagccactgtgaagcagtttggagatttctcaaagaagttaaaacagaactaccatttgaaacagcaatcccatgactgggtatacatccaaatgaaaataaattgttctaccagaaagacacatacactcacatattcatcacagcactattcacaacagcaaagacacagaatcaacctagatgctcatcaatagtggactggataaagaaaattggtacatatacaccatagaatactatgcagccataaaaaagaacgaaaatcatgtcttttgcagcaacatggatgcagctggaggtcattatagtGAAtatacacaggaacagaaaaccgaagactgcatgttctcacttatcagtggGAACTAagcaatgggtacacatggacatagaaatGAGAACCGACATAGGGGACTActggagggaagaggggagggaaggggtgaAAAACCACCTGTTGgcctatgctcactacctgggtgacaggatcatttgtaccTCAAACCTCTGCATCACAAAATATACCCATATAActcacctgcacatgtaccccctacatctaaaataaaagttgacattataaaaaaacaaacaaacaaaaaaatgaaatgtgagttaGGCAAGTCCAGATTCTAGTTGATCCCCGAGAAATGTACTTTTCTCCAAGTCAACGAATCCAGTCTTTAATGGATCTGGGACGCTCTCTGACCAGGTCCTGTTATGAGTTCCCTGTGTTATAACTAAAAACCCCAAACTGATTAAGCATGAGAGGATACTTCCTGCTCTCAGAGAAATTATTATATTCTGTATTATCCTTGTAATTTCTCTGGATATGAATAAATAACAATGTATCtcagaaaaacacattttgaaaagcCTTATAAAGTTAAAACTTTAAATGCTTTTCATCAAAATGTTATGACCAATAAAAATGCCATTCATGTATCTCATCACACTTTCTATACATTTTGTAGtggtatgtatttatacatactgCAGTCGGAAATAGGGAATGCTTTTTTGGTCTCCCATGGTAGGCTGCAGGTTTTAAAAGCAGAAGTCCTGAACCTCTGAAAGCAACATAAGAAAAGTATTCATGTGAAACCtgtagtgttaaaaaaaaaaaaaaagaggccgagttctgtggctcacacctgtatcccagcactttggaaggctgaagccagaggaccgcttgagatcagaagttcgagaacagcttgggcaacatagcgagtccttgtctttactaaaaataaaaactagctgagcacagtggcacacacctgtagtccccagctacttaggaggctgaggtggaagaagtgcttgagcccagcagatggaggctgcagagagcttgatgatacctctgcactccagcctgggcagcagagtgaaatcctgtatccaaaaaaaaaaaaaaacaacaaactttaAAAAGGGAGAGTCAAGatgtttgctttatttctttcttttagggGGCAAGacaggaggtaaaaaaaaaaaaaaagtttggttttTGCTTCAAAGAGCTTTTCTCAGAGTTgggatttattttcattatatgcAACATGGACAAACACTGTTCTGGTTTTCATGACAATTTGAATTCAAAGTAAtatgtttttctaaaattcagtGTATTTATTTGGACATATGGATGCTCCTTGTGTTCTTGGTCACATATTAAAGGAACTGGCACTTTGGCTgcaagaacaaataaaaaatatcgTAAATCCAACTGGTCTTTGATTTGGGTCTAGGTTAATAACTAAAGAACCATTCAGCAATAATGGCGTGAAACATTTATATATCCTATGAAACTGCAATTAGTTAAGAGGCTGCTGATTCTAATAACTATGACACCAGTAAGGGAGTGAGGGGAGAAATGTTAACTCCGGATGCCAAATTCAGAGCAAAATATCTATTATCTCCTTCTCACTTTTGCAGTATCTATAAATAAAGTGTGGGGGGGAATTATATgaataatgttaaataaaagtgcATACAGAACTGAGAAATATTTTCATGGAATTTGCCACTTAGTTCTTAAAATGCTTATAAGGAAAATAACCATTTACAGCAAAAGACTAGTTACACTGTTGCTGTTTAGAACATGAGAGCAAAATGAATAACAATCAAATTCTCTGGTTTAAACTTAATTGTCTTAAAACATGTTATTCTGTAAGTTGACATCTATGTCTTGAAAATTCAAGGCAGAAAGTAAAACAATTTAGAAAGCCAGAAATTCCACCAATACATCTAGACAGATGTTTGCTTGTAGTTTTTGGTATCCAAAACCTTTTTTCCACACATCGCACAGATGCCTGAAATAAAAGAAGGTATGTGATCAATCAAATCATAATACCAACTGTTTGGTTTAAGTCAATCCTGAAgcttaaaacataatttaacagcatcaggaaagaaaagaaaagaaaaaatatatatatatacttttaattatAAACAGGTTTTAGGTTCTATTTTGCCTTAGGATAAAGAGAGTGTTTGGCTAACAGAATTTATGACAGGCTACATCTTTTCTGTTAACCAAATTAGCAGCAAATGAAGTAGGTTTTATGAATAGAAAATGGTATTAAAAGAAACTTACCTTTTTTGTAGGCACAGCCCTGGCAGTAATGAGAACCTGGTTGGTGCACAGAACTTTTACAAATTCTGCAAGTGGAGAACTTATTCTTTCCATATGGATCAAATCTAGAgattttttttagagagaaaatTGTATATTACACTAGAAACACTCTTAAATAACCCCACTTACGTAACACACAGGATTAATCCATGCTCTCCATCCCTCCATCAACCTCTACAATTGATCGGTTTAGCCTATTCCAGATGGCTACTGTCTGATAACGCCTGTACATCTCTGCTCTGCTCCATCCATGTGAGATATACACTTATAAAGAATCAGTTGTACAGTATTTATTCTTGACGTGTTCATATCAATTGTATCTGTCATTCTATTTGTGTGACATAAATATTATGGAAACTGATGAAATGTGGGTGCAAAAAGAGTGAATGATTCCATAAAACCTAAGTGACTATTTTAGGATGACTAGGTATCATCTGAATTGCTATTGAATTAGATATGGGTAAGACAACTGTTGAAAACTGAGGGAAAATCACTAGGAAAGGAACTCCACACCTCAAGCATCAATTTTTGCTCTACTTTAAAGATACTGAACATATTCTGATTGTGATTTTTGTGACGACAAT
The window above is part of the Symphalangus syndactylus isolate Jambi chromosome 14, NHGRI_mSymSyn1-v2.1_pri, whole genome shotgun sequence genome. Proteins encoded here:
- the CRIPT gene encoding cysteine-rich PDZ-binding protein translates to MVCEKCEKKLGTVITPDTWKDGARNTTESGGRKLNENKALTSKKARFDPYGKNKFSTCRICKSSVHQPGSHYCQGCAYKKGICAMCGKKVLDTKNYKQTSV